From Oncorhynchus kisutch isolate 150728-3 unplaced genomic scaffold, Okis_V2 scaffold999, whole genome shotgun sequence, one genomic window encodes:
- the LOC109877629 gene encoding zinc finger protein 436-like: MSSLNYSFPSKEEEVGWTETETPVKEEEAVTVKQEVEGEAGTLKEEEKEAFGVKEENDYTVKEEEEEKQDDALFGVKEENDYTVKEEEEEKQDDAFFGVKEEKDFTVKEEVEEKQDDGLFGVKEEAAMTVKVEEDVFRVKEEEMTVSLEEEETGDIINTRERTDFHSDSGKSPSEEPETSNPARRHCCSQCGKSLTQLGNLKIHERIHTGEKPYQCSHCGKSFTQYLRTHMRIHTREKPYQCSQCGKSLTQSGHLKEHKRTHTGEKPYQCSHCGKRFTLSGHLKVHERTHTGEKHLARPHHCSHCGKHFTQLGNLKIHERIHTGEKPYQCSHCGKSFTQSGYLRTHTRTHTREKPYKCSQCGKSFTQSGHLKEHKRTHTGENPYQCSQCGKRFTLSSHLKVHERTHTGEKPYKCAQCGKSFTTLVQLKEHKSKHTGEKPFHCSQCRTSFTQSGGLKIHMRIHTKEKPYQCSQCGKRFERT, from the exons ATGAGCTCCCTAAACTACTCCTTCCCTTCTAAAGAAGAGGAGGTCGGATGGACGGAGACAGAAACTCCcgtgaaggaggaggaggctgttacagtaaaacaagaagtagagggtgaaGCTGGTAcattgaaagaagaagagaaagaagctttcggagtgaaagaggagaatgATTATAccgtgaaagaagaggaggaagagaaacaaGACGATGCGTtgtttggagtgaaagaggagaatgATTATAccgtgaaagaagaggaggaagagaaacaaGACGATGCGttttttggagtgaaagaggagaaagaTTTTACCGTGAAAGAAGAGGTTGAAGAGAAACAAGACGATGGGTtgtttggagtgaaagaggaggcgGCGATGACAGTGAAGGTAGAGGAAGACGTTTttagagtgaaagaggaggagatgactGTCTcgttggaggaagaggagactggaGATAtcattaacacca gagagagaacagacttTCATTCTGACAGTGGGAAGAGTCCTTCAGAGGAACCAGAGACATCCAACCCAGCAAGGCGACACtgctgctcccagtgtgggaagagtttaaCTCAGTTAGGGAACTTGAAAATACATGaacgaatacacacaggagaaaagccttaccaatgctcccattgtgggaagagttttacccAGTACTTGAGAACTCATATGAGAATACACACAAGAGAGAAACCCTACcaatgctcccaatgtggaaagagtttgaCCCAGTCAGGACACTTGAAAGAAcataagagaacacacacaggggagaagccttaccaatgCTCCCATTGTGGGAAGCGTTTTACCTTGTCAGGACACCTAAAAGTGCAtgaaagaacacacacaggtgagaagcATTTAGCAAGACCACACCActgttcccactgtggaaagcATTTTACTCAGTTAGGGAACTTAAAAATACATGaacgaatacacacaggagaaaagccttaccaatgctcccattgtgggaagagttttacccAGTCAGGGTACTTGAGAACCCATACGAGGACACACACAAGAGAGAAACCCTAcaaatgctcccagtgtggaaagagttttacccagtcAGGACACTTGAAAGAAcataagagaacacacacaggggagaatccttaccaatgctcccagtgtgggaaaCGTTTTACCCTGTCAAGTCACCTAAAAGTGCAtgaaagaacacacacaggggagaagccttacaaatgtgcccagtgtggaaagagctttACCACATTAGTTCAATTGAAAGAACACAAAAGtaaacacacaggggagaagccgttCCACTGCTCTCAGTGTAGAACAAGTTTTACACAATCTGGAGGCCTAAAAATACACATGAGAATACACACAAAAGAGAAACCCTACcagtgctcccagtgtggaaagcggTTTGAAAGAACATAA